In one Ornithinimicrobium pratense genomic region, the following are encoded:
- the aroB gene encoding 3-dehydroquinate synthase produces the protein MNSRTVQVRGDRPYPVHIEAGAVSRLVEHSRPGRRVLVVHQPGRDELVAQAVKVLESAGAQVVREQVPDAEAAKRAEVLVGLWGRLGQEGFTRDDLVVGVGGGAVTDLAGFVAASWLRGVQVVHLPTSLLGVVDAAVGGKTGINTAEGKNLVGAFHPPAAVLCDPAWLHTMPRADYVSGLAEVLKCGFVADPQILDLVEARPEEATDPVGDPELAVELVARAVQVKADVVAADLTESSLREVLNYGHTYGHAVELVEDYTWRHGDAVAVGMVFVAELAHRAGLVDQALLERHRRVLSAVGLPTTYPAGAGRWEELRAAMARDKKSRGTTLRFVALAALARPTRLVGPPEELLQAAHVAVTT, from the coding sequence ATGAACTCCCGGACCGTGCAGGTGCGGGGCGATCGGCCCTATCCCGTCCACATTGAGGCCGGGGCGGTGTCCCGCCTGGTCGAGCACTCCCGTCCCGGACGCCGGGTGCTGGTCGTGCACCAGCCTGGACGGGATGAGCTGGTCGCGCAGGCCGTCAAGGTGCTGGAGTCAGCTGGCGCCCAGGTGGTGCGTGAGCAGGTCCCCGACGCCGAGGCCGCCAAGCGGGCCGAGGTGCTGGTCGGGCTCTGGGGCCGGCTTGGTCAGGAGGGATTCACCCGGGACGACCTCGTCGTGGGCGTCGGTGGCGGTGCGGTCACCGACCTGGCCGGGTTCGTGGCCGCAAGCTGGCTGCGCGGGGTCCAGGTCGTGCACCTGCCCACCTCGCTGCTGGGTGTCGTCGACGCCGCCGTGGGCGGCAAGACCGGGATCAACACCGCGGAGGGCAAGAACCTGGTCGGTGCCTTCCACCCGCCCGCCGCCGTGCTCTGCGACCCGGCCTGGCTGCACACCATGCCCCGGGCCGACTACGTCTCTGGTCTGGCCGAGGTGCTCAAGTGCGGTTTCGTCGCCGACCCGCAGATCCTGGACCTGGTCGAGGCCAGGCCGGAGGAGGCCACGGACCCGGTGGGTGACCCCGAGCTCGCCGTGGAGCTGGTGGCCCGGGCCGTGCAGGTCAAGGCGGACGTGGTGGCCGCCGACCTGACCGAGTCCTCCCTGCGGGAGGTGCTCAACTACGGCCACACCTACGGTCACGCCGTGGAGCTGGTGGAGGACTACACCTGGCGGCACGGCGACGCGGTGGCCGTCGGCATGGTCTTCGTGGCCGAGCTCGCCCACCGGGCCGGGCTGGTGGACCAGGCCCTGTTGGAGCGGCACCGACGGGTGCTGTCCGCGGTCGGGTTGCCGACCACCTATCCCGCCGGGGCCGGGCGCTGGGAAGAGCTGCGGGCGGCGATGGCGCGGGACAAGAAGTCGCGCGGCACCACGCTACGGTTCGTCGCGCTGGCGGCGCTGGCCCGGCCGACCCGCCTGGTCGGCCCCCCGGAGGAGCTGCTGCAGGCCGCCCACGTCGCCGTCACCACCTGA
- a CDS encoding shikimate kinase: MSGVTGLPDSAEGALGPVLVLIGPPGAGKSTVGQVLATRLGVPVHDSDRMIERAQGREISDIFVDDGEAFFRELERAEVLRALEEETGVLALGGGAVMQEQIAQALRASGRPVVFLDVSIADASRRIGFDASRPLLLVNPRASWTRMMNTRRPTYEELSTVQVSTGGKDPEQVADEVLSALGLAGSA, translated from the coding sequence ATGAGCGGGGTGACCGGGCTCCCCGACAGCGCCGAGGGCGCGCTGGGGCCGGTGCTGGTGCTCATCGGGCCACCCGGCGCGGGCAAGAGCACCGTGGGGCAGGTGCTTGCGACCCGGCTCGGCGTCCCGGTCCACGACAGCGACCGGATGATCGAACGCGCGCAGGGCCGAGAGATCAGCGATATCTTCGTGGACGACGGGGAGGCCTTCTTCCGGGAGCTGGAGCGTGCCGAGGTGCTCAGAGCGCTGGAGGAGGAGACCGGTGTGCTCGCCCTCGGCGGGGGAGCCGTCATGCAGGAGCAGATCGCGCAGGCGCTGCGCGCCAGCGGACGCCCGGTGGTCTTCCTCGACGTGAGCATCGCCGATGCCTCACGGCGGATCGGGTTCGACGCCTCCCGGCCCCTGCTGCTGGTCAACCCCCGCGCCTCCTGGACGCGCATGATGAACACCCGGCGGCCGACCTACGAGGAGCTCTCGACCGTCCAGGTGAGCACCGGGGGCAAGGATCCCGAGCAGGTCGCCGACGAGGTCCTGTCCGCCCTGGGCCTGGCGGGGTCGGCATGA
- a CDS encoding prepilin peptidase codes for MSDLILPLVTGVVGTVLGIPVARWLEQTTYRKPDELDEPSPGRRWWVPPTLGTCAALVLYRVWQVEDTAVPGWPVATVLTLTLLVVVLACVCLAAMDLDVHRLPDRIMWPTMTTLGLGVVLAALVGGGLEPLVRALLGALGGGGLYLLIALLSLARGSLAVGLGDVKLAVLLGGGLGWFGWPEAILGIYGGFLVGGVWALALLTLRRVSWAGHFAYGPAMMVGALLGLMLAPQLSTTMLSL; via the coding sequence GTGAGCGACCTCATCCTGCCGCTCGTGACCGGCGTCGTCGGCACCGTGCTGGGGATCCCGGTCGCCCGCTGGCTGGAGCAGACCACCTATCGCAAGCCCGATGAGCTGGACGAGCCGTCCCCGGGTCGACGCTGGTGGGTGCCTCCCACCCTCGGGACGTGCGCCGCCCTGGTGCTGTACCGGGTCTGGCAGGTGGAAGACACCGCGGTGCCGGGCTGGCCGGTTGCCACGGTGCTCACCCTCACCCTGCTGGTCGTCGTGCTCGCCTGCGTCTGCTTGGCGGCCATGGATCTGGACGTCCACCGGCTGCCGGACCGAATCATGTGGCCGACGATGACCACACTGGGTCTCGGGGTAGTGCTTGCCGCTCTCGTCGGGGGCGGCCTGGAGCCGCTCGTGCGGGCCCTGCTGGGCGCGCTGGGCGGCGGCGGACTGTACCTGCTCATCGCCCTGCTCTCCCTGGCACGGGGGTCCCTGGCGGTGGGTCTGGGCGACGTCAAGCTGGCGGTGCTGCTCGGGGGTGGGCTCGGCTGGTTCGGGTGGCCCGAGGCCATTCTCGGCATCTACGGCGGCTTCCTGGTCGGGGGCGTCTGGGCGCTGGCCCTCCTGACGCTGCGCCGCGTCAGCTGGGCCGGTCACTTCGCCTACGGCCCGGCGATGATGGTCGGGGCGCTGCTGGGGCTGATGCTGGCCCCGCAGCTGAGCACGACGATGCTCTCGCTCTAG
- a CDS encoding shikimate dehydrogenase — MLSGQPGESRPRRAAVVGSPVQHSLSPVLHRAAYAALGLTGWTYDRVEVAQGALPSHIGALGPEWVGLSVTMPGKEEALALSVEASPEAILAGAANTLVRRGSGWYADNTDVAGLATALQRELDRTGAGPLRQALVLGGGATARSAVLALRRLGALGVTLLVRGRVRPETAAMLERLEQHRGPTSPRVRTERMAEGIPLDGSAFQVVVGTLPAGAPAPVLHLPAGRAPAPVLLDATYAPWPSALAQAVAGRTGGRVSVVRGTAMLLHQAVGQVELMTGRSAPLEAMSTALEEHLGDAR; from the coding sequence GTGCTGAGCGGGCAGCCCGGCGAGTCCCGGCCGCGCCGGGCTGCGGTGGTCGGCTCCCCGGTGCAGCACTCCCTCTCCCCGGTGCTGCACCGCGCCGCATACGCGGCCCTGGGCCTGACCGGTTGGACCTACGACCGGGTGGAGGTGGCGCAGGGCGCACTGCCCTCCCATATCGGCGCGCTCGGACCGGAGTGGGTGGGCCTGTCGGTGACGATGCCGGGCAAGGAGGAGGCGCTCGCACTCTCCGTAGAGGCAAGTCCGGAGGCCATCCTTGCCGGTGCGGCCAACACCCTCGTGCGTCGCGGCAGCGGTTGGTATGCAGACAACACGGACGTCGCCGGTCTGGCCACCGCGCTGCAGCGCGAGCTGGACCGCACCGGAGCCGGCCCGCTGCGGCAGGCGCTGGTCCTCGGGGGTGGGGCCACCGCCCGCTCGGCGGTGCTGGCGCTACGCCGGCTCGGCGCCCTCGGGGTCACCCTGCTGGTGCGGGGCCGGGTGCGTCCGGAGACGGCGGCCATGCTGGAGCGCCTGGAGCAGCACCGGGGACCCACCTCACCGCGGGTGCGCACGGAGCGGATGGCGGAGGGCATACCCCTGGACGGCTCCGCCTTCCAGGTCGTGGTCGGGACCTTGCCCGCAGGCGCACCCGCTCCCGTCCTCCACCTGCCCGCAGGACGCGCACCCGCGCCGGTCCTGCTCGACGCGACTTACGCCCCCTGGCCCAGCGCCCTGGCCCAAGCCGTGGCCGGCCGGACCGGCGGTAGGGTCTCGGTCGTGAGAGGCACCGCGATGCTCCTGCACCAGGCTGTCGGGCAGGTTGAGCTGATGACCGGCCGGTCCGCGCCCCTCGAGGCGATGTCGACGGCGCTGGAGGAGCACCTCGGGGACGCCCGGTGA
- the mltG gene encoding endolytic transglycosylase MltG encodes MSQPPADEWDEHDDDRDDDRDDDRDDVRGDVRGDGRRYDDGLLGLGAGEEHDETLADEMLASPPEEGAYGARRRRKRNPLLRGVALLIALGLVVVTGVFSFNAVSGLLPQISLGGEPTAADYEGSGTGEVMVEIPQGASGGEIGELLVQHDVVASASAFTAALAADTRGGSVQPGTYRMAEQMSSQAALSRLLDGGYREINGVTIREGLWVAETFEILAEQTGHDVAEYEAIEPGELDLPEAANGELEGFLFPSTYEFPANAGPQQQLQTMIDQGKAVHARLGLEGEELREVVIKASIIQGEGMFAEDLPKIARVMENRLEGNSETNGYLQMDSTVHFIYQERGLAGTTESQRDNDDPYNTYDHPGLPPGPINSPGEASIQAAMNPEPGDWVYFVTVNPSTGQTEFAATYEEHLANVEEFQQWCQENQDDSGQC; translated from the coding sequence ATGAGCCAGCCTCCTGCGGACGAGTGGGACGAGCACGACGACGACCGCGACGACGACCGCGACGACGACCGCGACGACGTCCGTGGTGACGTCCGTGGTGACGGCCGCCGCTACGACGACGGTCTGCTCGGCCTCGGGGCCGGGGAGGAGCACGATGAGACGCTGGCCGACGAGATGCTCGCATCGCCGCCTGAGGAGGGGGCCTACGGCGCGCGTCGGCGCCGCAAGCGCAACCCCCTCCTGCGGGGCGTCGCACTGCTGATTGCCTTGGGTCTTGTCGTCGTGACGGGGGTCTTCTCCTTCAACGCGGTCTCCGGGCTGCTGCCGCAGATCTCCCTGGGCGGTGAGCCCACGGCCGCGGACTACGAGGGATCGGGCACCGGTGAGGTGATGGTGGAGATCCCGCAGGGCGCCTCGGGTGGTGAGATCGGCGAGCTGCTGGTCCAGCACGATGTCGTCGCCTCGGCCTCGGCGTTCACCGCGGCCCTGGCTGCGGACACCCGGGGCGGCTCCGTTCAGCCGGGGACCTACCGGATGGCCGAGCAGATGAGCTCCCAGGCTGCTTTGTCCCGGCTCCTGGATGGTGGCTACCGCGAGATCAACGGCGTGACCATCCGCGAGGGCCTCTGGGTGGCCGAGACCTTCGAGATCCTGGCCGAGCAGACCGGGCACGACGTCGCGGAGTACGAGGCGATCGAGCCCGGGGAGCTGGACCTGCCCGAGGCGGCCAACGGGGAGCTCGAGGGTTTCCTGTTCCCCAGTACCTACGAGTTCCCCGCCAACGCCGGGCCGCAGCAGCAGCTGCAGACGATGATCGACCAGGGCAAGGCAGTCCACGCCCGGCTGGGGCTGGAGGGCGAGGAACTGCGCGAGGTCGTCATCAAGGCCAGCATCATCCAGGGCGAGGGCATGTTCGCCGAGGACCTGCCCAAGATCGCGCGGGTCATGGAGAACCGCCTCGAGGGCAACTCGGAGACCAACGGCTACCTGCAGATGGACTCCACGGTCCACTTCATCTACCAGGAGCGCGGGCTGGCCGGCACGACCGAGTCCCAGCGCGACAACGACGACCCGTACAACACCTATGACCACCCGGGCCTCCCCCCGGGTCCGATCAACAGCCCCGGCGAGGCTTCCATCCAGGCCGCGATGAACCCCGAGCCCGGGGACTGGGTCTACTTCGTCACGGTCAACCCCTCCACGGGCCAGACCGAGTTCGCTGCCACCTACGAGGAGCACCTGGCCAACGTCGAGGAGTTCCAGCAGTGGTGCCAGGAGAACCAGGACGACTCGGGCCAGTGCTGA
- the ruvX gene encoding Holliday junction resolvase RuvX: MNAPPSSPSGAQDGVLLGVDVGQARVGLAASDGAGILAHPVATLARDESGGTDLEQIALEVRERGAVAVVVGLPRALSGEEGLAARAARRYAEALQRRIEVPVRLWDERLTTVDAHRVLRDSGVPGRSQRGVVDQAAAVLILQAALDARRAGRPVGAPTKQRKPRSRSSVARDEKDQP; the protein is encoded by the coding sequence GTGAACGCTCCCCCGTCTTCGCCGTCGGGGGCGCAGGACGGCGTGCTGCTGGGGGTCGACGTCGGCCAGGCCCGCGTGGGCCTGGCCGCCAGCGACGGCGCCGGGATCCTGGCGCACCCGGTGGCCACCCTGGCCCGCGACGAGAGCGGAGGCACGGACCTGGAGCAGATCGCGCTCGAGGTGCGGGAGCGGGGGGCCGTGGCCGTCGTGGTCGGGCTGCCGCGTGCCCTCTCGGGGGAGGAAGGCTTGGCCGCCCGCGCCGCACGCCGGTACGCTGAGGCACTGCAACGGCGTATTGAGGTGCCGGTGCGGTTGTGGGACGAACGTCTCACCACGGTGGACGCGCACAGGGTGCTACGGGACAGTGGCGTGCCGGGCCGGTCCCAGCGTGGCGTCGTCGACCAGGCAGCCGCAGTGCTTATCCTCCAGGCAGCGCTCGATGCACGGCGCGCCGGTCGTCCCGTCGGTGCCCCCACCAAGCAGAGGAAGCCGCGTTCGCGTTCGTCCGTGGCCCGTGACGAAAAGGACCAGCCATGA
- the alaS gene encoding alanine--tRNA ligase, with translation METAEIRRRWLSFFESKGHAVVPSAPLVYDDPNLLFVNAGMVPFKPYLLGEQTPPWPRATSVQKCVRTLDIEEVGKTTRHGTFFQMNGNFSFGDYFKPGAIRHAWELITSSQQAGGFGFDPESVWVTVLGPGVHPSLPEGDEEAATLWREVAGLPEERIQRRGLADNYWHMGVPGPAGPCSEIYIDRGREHGQDGGPVVDEDRFLEIWNLVFMQEMLGEVRTKTDFDVVGALPSKNIDTGMGLERVAYLLQGVDNLYEIDEVYPVIERAEDLSGRAYGANHEDDVRFRVIADHVRSGLMLMGDGVVPGNEGRGYVLRRLLRRAVRSMRLLGVDPSVAALPELLPVSKDVMATSYPELERDWPRISEVAYAEEDAFRRTLASGTTILDTAVAKAKQAGASTLGGAEAFALHDTYGFPIDLTLEMAAEQGLSVDEDAFRTLMTEQRQRAKADAKAKKHGHGGGTAYRELSDRLGTSTEFTGYEAMTGEAPVVGLLSGGAEVERVRLEGADAEHGAELELVLGSTPFYAEAGGQLADHGTIRLAGGGVFEVLDVQRPLPGLVVHRGRLLEGEAAVGDTAHSQIDVHRRAAVSRAHTATHIVHKVIREALGDTATQAGSENAPGRLRFDFRATRGLSPDELAGVEARINDRLMADLQVSAAEMPLAQAREMGAMALFGERYPDLVRVVSVGGPWSLELCGGTHVVNSAQLSLVKILGEASIGSGVRRVEALVGADAYGHLARENVIVGQLTDTLKVRPEELPERIASLVARLKEAEKEIAQAKAAQVLSSASSLAQQARDVHGVTWLGHDLGDGAGGDDLRRLAADLRGRLGTERPVVVALTGAQNGRPAVVVATNEAARERGLKAGALVKVAAQILGGGGGGKDDLAQGGGQDPAKAPEALARIEAGLTG, from the coding sequence ATGGAAACCGCCGAGATCCGCCGCCGCTGGCTGTCGTTCTTCGAGAGCAAGGGTCACGCGGTGGTGCCCAGCGCCCCGCTGGTCTACGACGACCCCAACCTGCTCTTCGTCAACGCCGGGATGGTGCCGTTCAAGCCCTACCTCCTCGGCGAGCAGACCCCGCCGTGGCCCCGGGCCACCAGCGTGCAGAAGTGCGTCCGGACGCTGGACATCGAGGAGGTCGGCAAGACCACCCGGCACGGCACCTTCTTCCAGATGAACGGCAACTTCTCCTTCGGTGACTACTTCAAGCCGGGCGCCATCCGCCACGCCTGGGAGCTGATCACCAGCTCCCAGCAGGCCGGTGGCTTCGGCTTCGACCCGGAGTCGGTCTGGGTCACCGTGCTGGGACCCGGGGTGCACCCGAGCCTGCCCGAGGGGGACGAGGAGGCCGCTACCCTGTGGCGCGAGGTCGCCGGTCTGCCCGAGGAGCGGATCCAGCGCCGCGGCCTGGCGGACAACTACTGGCACATGGGGGTGCCCGGTCCGGCCGGCCCCTGCAGCGAGATCTACATCGACCGCGGCCGCGAGCACGGCCAGGACGGCGGGCCGGTCGTCGACGAGGACCGCTTCCTGGAGATCTGGAATCTCGTCTTCATGCAGGAGATGCTTGGGGAGGTCCGCACCAAGACCGACTTCGACGTGGTCGGCGCCCTGCCGAGCAAGAACATCGACACCGGGATGGGCTTGGAGCGGGTGGCCTACCTGCTGCAGGGGGTGGACAACCTCTACGAGATCGACGAGGTCTACCCGGTGATCGAGCGGGCGGAGGATCTGTCGGGCCGGGCCTACGGCGCCAACCACGAGGACGACGTGCGCTTCCGCGTCATCGCCGACCACGTCCGCTCCGGCCTGATGCTCATGGGCGACGGCGTCGTCCCCGGCAACGAGGGCCGGGGTTACGTGCTGCGGCGGCTGCTGCGCCGCGCGGTCCGCTCCATGCGGCTGCTCGGCGTCGACCCCTCGGTCGCCGCGCTGCCGGAGCTGCTGCCGGTCAGCAAGGACGTGATGGCCACTTCCTACCCCGAGCTGGAGCGGGACTGGCCGCGGATCAGCGAGGTCGCCTACGCCGAGGAGGACGCCTTCCGGCGCACCCTCGCCAGCGGCACCACCATCCTCGACACGGCTGTGGCCAAGGCCAAGCAGGCCGGCGCAAGCACCCTTGGGGGGGCCGAGGCCTTCGCGCTGCACGACACCTACGGCTTCCCGATCGACCTCACCCTGGAGATGGCCGCCGAGCAGGGGTTGTCGGTGGACGAGGACGCCTTCCGGACCCTGATGACCGAGCAGCGGCAGCGGGCCAAGGCCGACGCCAAGGCCAAGAAGCACGGTCACGGCGGCGGCACCGCATACCGCGAGCTGTCCGACCGGCTGGGGACCAGCACGGAGTTCACCGGGTATGAGGCGATGACGGGCGAGGCGCCGGTGGTCGGCCTGCTCTCCGGCGGGGCCGAGGTGGAGCGCGTCCGTCTCGAGGGCGCCGATGCCGAGCACGGCGCCGAGCTGGAGCTGGTGCTGGGGAGCACCCCGTTCTACGCCGAGGCCGGCGGCCAGCTCGCCGACCACGGGACGATCCGGCTGGCCGGCGGCGGCGTCTTTGAGGTGCTCGATGTCCAGCGACCCCTGCCTGGCCTGGTCGTGCACCGGGGCCGGCTGCTCGAAGGGGAGGCTGCGGTCGGTGACACCGCTCACTCCCAGATCGACGTGCACCGCCGCGCGGCGGTCTCCCGCGCCCACACGGCCACCCACATCGTGCACAAGGTAATCCGGGAGGCCCTGGGCGACACCGCGACCCAGGCCGGCTCCGAGAACGCCCCGGGTCGGCTGCGCTTCGACTTCCGCGCCACCCGCGGGCTGTCCCCGGACGAGCTGGCCGGGGTCGAGGCCCGCATCAACGACCGACTGATGGCAGACCTGCAGGTCAGCGCCGCGGAGATGCCGCTGGCGCAGGCGCGGGAGATGGGGGCGATGGCCCTCTTCGGTGAGCGTTATCCGGACCTGGTCCGCGTGGTCTCCGTCGGTGGCCCGTGGAGCCTGGAGCTGTGCGGGGGCACCCACGTGGTCAACTCCGCCCAGCTGTCCCTGGTGAAGATCCTCGGCGAGGCATCGATCGGCTCCGGGGTGCGGCGGGTCGAGGCGCTCGTCGGCGCTGATGCCTACGGTCACCTGGCCCGGGAGAACGTCATCGTCGGACAGTTGACCGACACGCTGAAGGTGCGTCCGGAGGAGCTGCCGGAGCGGATCGCCTCGCTCGTGGCCCGGCTCAAGGAGGCTGAGAAGGAGATCGCGCAGGCCAAGGCGGCGCAGGTGCTGTCCTCGGCTTCCAGCCTGGCCCAGCAGGCCCGCGACGTGCACGGCGTGACCTGGTTGGGGCACGACCTCGGCGACGGCGCGGGCGGGGACGACCTGCGCCGGCTCGCCGCCGACCTGCGGGGCCGGCTCGGCACCGAGCGGCCGGTCGTGGTCGCCCTCACCGGCGCCCAGAACGGCCGTCCCGCGGTCGTGGTCGCCACCAACGAGGCGGCCCGGGAGCGGGGGCTCAAGGCCGGTGCGCTGGTCAAGGTCGCCGCCCAGATCCTTGGTGGTGGTGGCGGCGGCAAGGACGACCTGGCGCAAGGCGGCGGGCAGGACCCGGCCAAGGCGCCGGAGGCCCTGGCCCGGATCGAGGCGGGTCTGACCGGGTGA
- a CDS encoding DUF305 domain-containing protein translates to MPRPAYLVPVGAVLICLALGACSGAEEPPAVTHRVIQGGAPGEAGEVLTQMPTIPDPEITADDVAFVRHMIVHHGQALQMTELVDERTGREDVPLFAERIRLSQEDEIRLMEEWLQTHRLSVLRIDDAGGGHGAHAVGEMPGMISEEQLAELAATDGEDFDRLFLRLMYAHHDGAVTMVEDLQQGNQGTDPVLWNLVVDIDSDQRIEMDRILQMQEQMGAGDRGAAESSGGGTGSD, encoded by the coding sequence GTGCCGCGTCCCGCATATCTGGTGCCGGTCGGCGCCGTGCTGATCTGTCTGGCGCTGGGTGCCTGCTCCGGGGCCGAGGAGCCACCGGCAGTGACCCACCGGGTCATCCAGGGCGGCGCCCCTGGTGAGGCCGGCGAGGTGCTCACCCAGATGCCTACGATCCCCGATCCTGAGATCACGGCGGACGACGTGGCCTTCGTGCGGCACATGATCGTGCACCACGGCCAGGCCCTGCAGATGACCGAGCTGGTCGACGAGCGCACGGGGCGCGAGGACGTGCCCCTGTTCGCCGAGCGCATCCGCCTGAGCCAGGAGGACGAGATCAGGCTCATGGAGGAGTGGCTGCAGACGCACCGGCTGTCAGTCCTGCGGATCGACGACGCAGGCGGGGGGCACGGCGCCCACGCCGTGGGGGAGATGCCCGGCATGATCTCGGAGGAGCAGCTCGCCGAGCTGGCCGCCACCGACGGTGAGGACTTCGACCGGCTCTTCCTGAGACTGATGTATGCCCACCACGACGGGGCGGTCACCATGGTGGAGGACCTGCAGCAGGGCAACCAGGGCACCGACCCCGTGCTCTGGAACCTGGTCGTGGACATCGACTCGGACCAGCGGATCGAGATGGACCGGATCCTGCAGATGCAGGAGCAGATGGGCGCCGGTGACCGCGGCGCAGCGGAGAGTTCCGGGGGAGGGACGGGGAGCGACTAG
- a CDS encoding LVIVD repeat-containing protein: MVSAALLGLTLAPGAAQAAADPNLPDTEDPRFHLSQDEQLGKNMELLSNMPKTAPLTATNSDMAFTGDYVIQGNYSGFNIIDVSDPANPTIRTTVVCPGGQFDANVHSNLLFTSVEQTNGRLDCGTEGAGPANQPNPERMRGVRIWDISDLDNPVQVAAIQTCRGSHTNRMVEDPTDPDHVYIYNNGTAGQRHAGEKVHTPDGLVDDRCGRGLDDPNPSTHMIEIIKVPVANPAAAEVVKEWRLFADEETGAVDGLQNGPTREGHPCSTTPRPDGSGLNSCAPAGTGYSPNPNTNTCHDITVYPEVGLAAGACQGNGILIDITDPANPARLDYVADENFSYWHSANFSNDGETVMFTDEWGGGGGARCAPHHRKEWGANAFFTIDRSGGSPELNFESYYKLPAAQAANETCVAHQANILPVPGRDVMVQAWYSGGASLFDFTDPSDVKEIGYFDRGAGGAGYWSSYWYNGNVYANEISRGFDSLAVLPSEHLSANEIAAAKTVQLDEHNAMSMRMYDWEPSIVVARAYLDQVVRAGEIRDNKAANITRSLDRAENPNNPNQRRAQLQAALNQTDAGNPAHASLRQAIQDLM, encoded by the coding sequence ATGGTCAGCGCCGCGCTGCTTGGCCTCACCCTGGCCCCCGGCGCCGCGCAGGCGGCCGCCGATCCCAACCTTCCGGACACCGAAGACCCCCGCTTCCACCTGTCGCAGGACGAGCAGCTCGGCAAGAACATGGAGCTGCTGTCGAACATGCCCAAGACCGCTCCGCTGACGGCCACCAACTCGGACATGGCCTTCACCGGTGACTACGTCATCCAGGGCAACTACTCCGGATTCAACATCATCGACGTCTCGGACCCGGCCAACCCGACGATCCGGACCACGGTCGTGTGCCCGGGTGGGCAGTTCGATGCCAACGTCCACAGCAACCTGCTGTTCACCTCCGTCGAGCAGACCAACGGCCGGCTCGACTGCGGCACCGAGGGCGCCGGGCCGGCCAACCAGCCCAACCCGGAGCGGATGCGCGGCGTGCGCATCTGGGACATCTCCGACCTGGACAACCCGGTCCAGGTGGCGGCGATCCAGACCTGCCGCGGCTCCCATACCAACCGCATGGTCGAGGACCCCACCGACCCCGACCACGTCTACATCTACAACAACGGCACCGCCGGCCAGCGCCACGCGGGCGAGAAGGTGCACACGCCTGACGGCCTCGTCGACGACCGCTGTGGCCGCGGCCTGGACGACCCCAACCCCTCGACGCACATGATCGAGATCATCAAGGTCCCGGTCGCCAACCCGGCTGCAGCCGAGGTCGTCAAGGAGTGGCGCCTGTTCGCCGACGAGGAGACCGGCGCGGTCGACGGACTGCAGAACGGTCCGACCCGCGAGGGGCACCCCTGCAGCACGACCCCCCGCCCGGACGGCTCGGGGCTGAACAGCTGCGCCCCGGCCGGCACGGGCTACAGCCCGAACCCCAACACCAACACCTGCCACGACATCACCGTCTACCCCGAGGTCGGTCTCGCGGCTGGCGCCTGCCAGGGCAACGGCATCCTCATCGACATCACCGACCCGGCCAACCCGGCACGACTGGACTACGTCGCGGACGAGAACTTCTCGTACTGGCACTCTGCCAACTTCAGCAACGACGGCGAGACGGTGATGTTCACCGACGAGTGGGGTGGCGGCGGCGGCGCCCGGTGCGCCCCGCACCACCGCAAGGAGTGGGGTGCCAACGCCTTCTTCACCATCGACCGTAGCGGCGGGAGCCCGGAGCTGAACTTCGAGAGCTACTACAAGCTGCCCGCGGCGCAGGCTGCGAACGAGACCTGCGTCGCGCACCAGGCGAACATCCTGCCGGTCCCCGGTCGGGACGTCATGGTGCAGGCCTGGTACTCGGGCGGTGCGTCGCTGTTCGACTTCACCGACCCCTCGGACGTGAAGGAGATCGGCTACTTCGACCGCGGCGCCGGCGGGGCCGGTTACTGGTCCTCGTACTGGTACAACGGCAACGTCTACGCCAACGAGATCTCCCGGGGCTTCGACAGCCTGGCCGTCCTGCCCTCCGAGCACCTGAGCGCTAACGAGATCGCTGCGGCGAAGACCGTCCAGCTCGACGAGCACAACGCCATGTCGATGCGGATGTATGACTGGGAGCCCAGCATCGTCGTCGCCCGGGCCTACCTGGACCAGGTCGTGCGGGCCGGCGAGATCCGCGACAACAAGGCTGCGAACATCACCCGGTCGCTGGACCGCGCGGAGAACCCGAACAACCCCAACCAGCGTCGGGCCCAGCTGCAGGCGGCGCTGAACCAGACCGACGCCGGCAACCCGGCGCACGCGTCCCTGCGTCAGGCCATCCAGGACCTGATGTGA